In the Ctenopharyngodon idella isolate HZGC_01 chromosome 21, HZGC01, whole genome shotgun sequence genome, tatatatacattttacttttatcCCATTGCCATCATAACACTTTTGTGCAGTATTTACTCtcaaaaatactatttataataaatgagaCTACTGTACATGCGTGTAATGTGCTCACCACACTGATAGAGCTTGTTGATCCTCTGAATGTCAATGTTAGACATTTCCAGCCTCTGTCCGATCTGCACTGAAGGATTAGGAATAGGAGTGATGGTTTCCTTCCCATATTGTATGGCGAAGGCTGTCCTGCAAATGAAGGTTGAGAGTGAATTCCCATAAGAATGTACTTTATATATCTGTACTGACGCATGATTTCAAAAGTAATACGAGTGAAGTTTTACCTTCCATAATGCATGATGGAGTTGTAGTCATAAGGGGTATTCAGATTATTTGTGTCCTTCTTCTGAAAGTTGTATGCAGATGCTGTGTAATGGCAAACAAGTGTTCATTGTTACTGAGGTTTTCATtacactaaaataataaaaaaagttttttttttaagagaccTCTATAGAATTTGAGATTTGTCCACATTCCCACACATCTTCTAACCTTGTGGAATATTGTCCCAGTTGATCCGGATGTACTGGTCTCTGTCGCTCCTGGTGTGCTCATGGTGGAATCCCAGAGAATGGATGAGCTCATGCTCAATGATCCCATGAGAAACACAGCCGTCCACAGACAGAGACACCTGCTGTTTCCCTCCAGATCTCCCTACAGTAGACCAACAGCTGTAAACAAAGGAAAATATAACACTAAAATTATCACAGCGTAACAATACATGTATGGTTAAAC is a window encoding:
- the LOC127504241 gene encoding hatching enzyme 1.2-like isoform X1; the protein is MRHASSTRVRGKISRADTMYEPGDNSIKVLPTDRDIQSEMHNVIDISSRILEANKEISDVLLEGDMALPKTRNAMKCLNDYCKWPKSPSGLVEVPYTIANDFYSDEKAVIESAMKSISAKTCVSFVPRTNQVDYLSIENLLGCWSTVGRSGGKQQVSLSVDGCVSHGIIEHELIHSLGFHHEHTRSDRDQYIRINWDNIPQASAYNFQKKDTNNLNTPYDYNSIMHYGRTAFAIQYGKETITPIPNPSVQIGQRLEMSNIDIQRINKLYQCGEHITRMYSSLIYYK
- the LOC127504241 gene encoding hatching enzyme 1.2-like isoform X3; translated protein: MHNVIDISSRILEANKEISDVLLEGDMALPKTRNAMKCLNDYCKWPKSPSGLVEVPYTIANDFYSDEKAVIESAMKSISAKTCVSFVPRTNQVDYLSIENLLGCWSTVGRSGGKQQVSLSVDGCVSHGIIEHELIHSLGFHHEHTRSDRDQYIRINWDNIPQASAYNFQKKDTNNLNTPYDYNSIMHYGRTAFAIQYGKETITPIPNPSVQIGQRLEMSNIDIQRINKLYQCGEHITRMYSSLIYYK